The genome window TGGACACGGGCGTACCGGTGATTTTGGGCGTGCTGACTGCGCTCACCGAGGACCAGGCATTGGAGAGGAGCGGTGTCGGAAGGGGCGCTAACAAGGGTCACAACCACGGTCTAGATTGGggctctgctgctgtcgagtAAGTATGCATCTGCAGACACGAAATCGCCGAGACCATCGCTTGCTGACCATCGTTGATTCGCTTCACGTCCCCTTTTGATTAGAATGGCACTCAAAACCAACCGATGGGCCGAGGGAAAGCTCGCCTGAGCTGCTTTCGAACGTATCGCGCACCGGTCAGAGATTCTCCTTGTCTGTAGCAAAGTACAGAAGAACTGGATGTGATGGCCTGATCCCTGTGGTTGTAGTGGAAAGCACAGCATCATCGGGGTCGTGTACAGCCTTACTGCGGGAATGGAAGGTAGAGATCTTAGTTGTGTTTGAGAAGCTGAGCCGTTATTCTGAATGGCCAAATCTTCCCGCCGAGAGACAAGTGCGCTGTTTTATTGACTGCGCCTAAGGGGCGACCTTCATCGAGGAGGTGGCATTGCCTTGCACCCAACTTCAGAACGCATAATGGTCTACGGACCAGCAGGCTGAGCCCAAAGCGGGGATGGATTGGTAGGCGGTGCGTCGGGGTCTCCTCTGAAGGGCGAAATGTGAACCAGCatcaatcgtcaatcgtcaatcgtcaatcgtcaatcgcCAAtcgtcattcgtgaatgtgatCGTGGATCTTCCTCGCTGACCTAAGTCGAGTCGCTTTCGTAAATAAGACGCGACTTTCGTGTCTCCGCACTCAGTGACTCTGGCGGTCTCGCCACCTTTTGGGTAGGCGACTTGATCTTCGTTGACTTGCAGCGCGACCAGCGTCATGCAGTGTATCTGAGCCTGCAGCCTAGTCTGCCTTCTCTGTGGCTAACCTCTGCCTTCTCTACTACCGCCGACTCTTTCGCGTTGATGGTCCAGCAGAAAACAGGATGTCTGCCTCTGACTCGAACCGAACGCTGTTCTACTTGGAAAACTCGCGAGCGTTCCGAGTGGCATGGGTATTGGAAGAGCTCTCGTTACCCTACGAGCTCAGACATTACTCGCGCATCGATGGCAAACGAGCGGAAGCGTCGATGAAAACCGATTCGTCCAACCGATTGGGTAAATCGCCATATCTCATCGACGGGGATGTCAGACTGGGTGAATCGAGCGCGATCGTCAAGTATCTGATTGAACGGTATGCATCTTCACGTGAACGAAGTCAACTACTCGGATCTCTCGATTCTTGGCAAGAACGAGGCGATATAGAAGCTTGGATCTCGTTTTCGGAAGGCATGATGGTGCATACCCTCGCAGCTGTATATCCTCGTTGGTTCGCTGATCCCACCACCGCCCACGTAATCGAAGACAGCATGACAGCCAACATCCAGAACAACCTGAATCTCTTAGAATCAACCCTCTCGGCCCCAAACGCAAATGCATACCTGGTAGCCGGAAGGCTCACCGCTGCCGACATCATGTGCGCTTTCAGCGCGGAATACACCTTCTACATGGACACTGGTATCTCCTCGGCCGGAAAGCGCAAGGAGGACTGGCCAAAAACGGTAGAGTGGCTCAAAAGCTTGAGCAAGCTGCAGAGCTACAGGAACGCGCTGGAGAAGGGTGCTACGAACAAGTTTGCTATCAGCTATTGAGCGTCGGGCTACTTAACCAGTATCGGGTTTGTCCAAGCGCTCCGCTGTTCTCGCCCCTCTTTATCAGCAGTACCAGCCTCAACCCCACACTGCAAGCAACGCAGATCATCTTGTGCAACGAGATTGTGTGTCAATTTtgggtgtgtgtgtgtggttTATGGCGCATGTGAGGGAACAATCAAAGAGAACCTTGCAAGGAACCGACTCGCTTGTGCTCCCATTTTTCAACCTGTCACAGCCAAAGAAAGCTAGATGGTACAGAGAAGAGACAACGCTTATGCTGCCGAAATTCATGGTTGAGAGTGTGGTAGaaatgctgctgctgatgctgcggTAGGGACGATtagtcgagcttgtcgacctCGGTCTCCTTCTTGTCGGCCTCGTCAAAGTTTTCGACGACATCAGGaacatcgtcgtcgtccttggtgccagcagcagcggcttgCGAAGCGGCGTGTTGAGCGTTCATAGCCTGGTACGAttcggcgagcttgcgcaacgaggcgagcgagtcagGGCCAAGCTGGTTGAGGATACCGGggacgagctcggtgaGCTCCTTGTCGACGCCGTTGCCGTAGACGGCGAAAGTGTTGGAGGTGGGCAAACCGTGGACTGAGATTTGACGCAGAGAAGAGAAACGGGATGAAAAGCGGTGATTGTCAGTGGTTTGTACGGAACAATAATAAATCACGGTGAAAAATGCGGCACATCGTCACGATCATCGGGAGCGCCGAAAGGAAAGCGACGACTGTAGATCCTAAGGGTTGCGAGGCTTGATGGTGGCAAGTGTGCCGTGGCGCGAGCATCCTGTCCTAGGCGTCGCAACTTCCGATTAAAGTCTCGTGTGTTTCACCGTGACAGCATCGATTGATCTGCCGTCTGCCAGAATCTGACGGATCGAAGCCTGTGAATTTGATGCCTCTGCCAAGCACCTATGCACTGGTACGGGCCGTCCGATTCCAGCTGGGTTCGGCCAAGTACAGATGGGCTCCATCGTCCCTTCTAACCCATAGAACGCGCACCGACTATATCCCAATCGGTATGCACTTTGATATGGGCGCAGCAGCCCACTGCTTTCGACCATGCGGCAAAGCGTTGTTTAAAAACTCACCCTTGGGAGCAGCAAAGTGAAGGACGTTGCCGTCCTCCTTGAACATGTTGACCTCCTCGACACCAGAGACGGGCTCCACCTGGAGCTTCTTGAGAGCAGCCTGCAGTTTGGGGTCCTCACCACCGGGGCCCTTGGGCTTAGGGGCCATCTTACGACGCGGGGTACCCTTACCACCTGTGCAAAATGGCCGAAAGGAGTTATGTAGAGGCGTTGGATTCGTGGAGAGGCGTTTCGAGTTTTTGCGCGTGTATGTGTATTGATCGGTATGTAgcccaagaagcagaagcagtggcgatggcgataGCGATGTTCGGAGTCGGGGGGCAAAGTGAAATTCGATTgcggcgaggcgaggcaaATGAAGTTGGAGAAGAACAAGTGGATATCAAGTGGTAGGTGCAGAGGAAGGATTACGTGGAAAGAAGAACGGTCAGTCATCTGCGTTCAGGCATACTGTACCGCTCTGCGGAATGGCTGCAGTGATATGTGATTTTGAGCGAGACAAGGACGAGACGTCGTTGCTGTACTCATTGTTCGCAGGCAGTTGATCGCATTGTCGATGTATTGGGAGAAACGTACCGGTTCGGCTGGCAGCCTggagcttggcaagctttTCCTGGTTGAGAACCATTTTGTATAAGAAGAGAAGGGGCAAAGGTCGGAAACCAAGAGGAGAGAAGCCGAACGAGAAatgatcgagatggtaTGTAGAGAGTAGCAAGTgaccaacgacgacgacgacgatgtcCGCCAGAAAAGACGATCTAACTTATGCGCAATCGAGGCGGCGTGGCTTCAAaaagagtcacgagtggcttctgttgctgctgcctgcttgctgctacctgctgctgcttctaGCTCTTCTGTGCCTGTCTGTGTGCTTCTTCGCGCAGAGACAGCGGCAGAGTCAGGCGCCGATTCACACCAGTCTTGATTCGACtctcagctgctcgacttgcATATTTCCGACTGACGCTCTCGGCCGTCTatttctttttcttctctttCTGCTTGAAATATTCGTGAGTCTTGATTTTGACCTGATTTTTCTCGTCTGACCTGATTTTTCTCGTCTGACCTGACACACGCTCCCACACTTTACGCTTTTCTATTCATTTCAGCCAAAAAAAAGCTGGGGGTGATCAGAGATCACGATGCCGAGTCGTCAGAATCAAAAGCTGCTCGCAGACTGGCAACAGTCGCTTGAAAAGCGCATATAATGATTGGACTTGGCattctcgctgctgcttggcacTGTTgcgagaatcacgagtgcatTGAActgaatcatgaatcacgaatctgcgAATGGGCTAGGCTCGCCAAATCAGAACCGTCTCGACAATAGTCACGAATGGTCAAGGCaggatcgtgaatcgtcgaAAGAATGCGTCTCTGATTGGAGGACGCCGCAGCTCACGCTCGCTcattcattcacgaatcacccAACCTTggtgcttcgtgcttctcaGCACAGACCTTCACGTTTGTCGATTATTGATGCTAACAACGTTGATTGGTTCCGTCATGCGGTCTAACAAATACGAAGATTTGTTCGTATTGCGACTAATTCGGAGCTGTGTGTTGCTTGCTGCGACCTCACACAGCATTGGCAtgagcgtggagcgtgAAGCCTCCCcgtagcgagaagcgccaATTCGAGAAGAAATTTCGTATTTGAAATCGGATACGATTGCGACTTGAAAACTTGTATTGAgtcaatcatgaatgtcGACAATACCGGAAAGAATAGGCAAATCCAAGCCAGTCAAGGCAGACATAAGTTAGGCAAACATAAGTTAACTTAAGTCAAACATCCCTCTTCTGGAAGAAATCGTCGTTTTGGAATCGGAAAGAGTGCCATTGGAGAAGCGAAAATCGCATCGCACGCACTCGGCCTCTGTGTGAGAGAGGCAAGAGTTCCATCTGCCGATATTCTGCACCCTCTACTCATCTGGTCGCCGCCGTGGGCTTGATCACTGCATCGAGATAGTCAACCGCATCATCTTTCATCCATCTTTGATCACCATCCGCAACAAGATTATCTTTCGCCAGGATCGATCCTCTCCCCGGCCTTCGTTCATTCGTTCGAAAAAGGCACGTCCGATCGTGCTCCGCATCTGTTTCAAGCTCGTGCCTAGGTCTCTTCCATTCGGTCGGTCTCGCATCGTTCTTTTCATATATACAcatcatgtcgagctctcCAGTCTTGAACGTAAGTATCGCGTCACACGTACGCAGACAAGCCTGTCTTGTTTCTTCGAGGCAGGTGTGATGGGTAGACTCCCAACCTGTCATAGCCAGAGCCGGCAGCTAGAAAACATTAACAGTACACTGACCTTGAGTTCCTTGCGTTCGTTCGGTCTAAATAACTATCCAAACTGCCCGGTCCTGATTCGCTCGCCAAACACTCGACACAACGTCGACCACATGTCATTTCGACATTGCTCGCCGTCTCACGAATACACTCTTTCTCTTACCCTTGTATTGCCATCCAACAGGTGGTCCGCTACTCGGCCCTCGTTGGTGGTATCGGATACGGCATTCTTCACCGTAGGACATTGCAAGCAAAGGCAGATGTAAAGGCCGCTCACGCTGAGTACAAGCACAAGGAGCAACTCATTCAGAAGGCAAAGGAGGCATacaagaacaagctcgtcgccaaGCAGAGCGATTCTGGAAGTGAGTAcacacgagcagcaaccaccACAACGACAATGATACAGGCAGAGCAGTTGGCGGTACAATGCATATCACAGCGAATGACGTTGGATAGAAGCTGGGTTGGGCCTCAGGCAAAGAACTCGGGCAACTTGGGTAACTCAATGCTGGCAGATCACGCTGTGTTGGTTACATCGGCGGTGGCACGGCACGTTCTCCGGAAACAAAGATGGCCAT of Mycosarcoma maydis chromosome 7, whole genome shotgun sequence contains these proteins:
- a CDS encoding uncharacterized protein (related to GTT1 - glutathione S-transferase) is translated as MSASDSNRTLFYLENSRAFRVAWVLEELSLPYELRHYSRIDGKRAEASMKTDSSNRLGKSPYLIDGDVRLGESSAIVKYLIERYASSRERSQLLGSLDSWQERGDIEAWISFSEGMMVHTLAAVYPRWFADPTTAHVIEDSMTANIQNNLNLLESTLSAPNANAYLVAGRLTAADIMCAFSAEYTFYMDTGISSAGKRKEDWPKTVEWLKSLSKLQSYRNALEKGATNKFAISY
- a CDS encoding putative transcription factor BTF3a, with amino-acid sequence MVLNQEKLAKLQAASRTGGKGTPRRKMAPKPKGPGGEDPKLQAALKKLQVEPVSGVEEVNMFKEDGNVLHFAAPKVHGLPTSNTFAVYGNGVDKELTELVPGILNQLGPDSLASLRKLAESYQAMNAQHAASQAAAAGTKDDDDVPDVVENFDEADKKETEVDKLD
- a CDS encoding uncharacterized protein (related to TIM11 - subunit E of the dimeric form of mitochondrial F1F0-ATPase); the encoded protein is MSSSPVLNVVRYSALVGGIGYGILHRRTLQAKADVKAAHAEYKHKEQLIQKAKEAYKNKLVAKQSDSGIVTDPENPAFDLEKFLTKLEQDSK